TTTGCGATTTCACTTGgttttgagaaacttaccccacCCGCAATAGACTTCCTCATTGCTTGTTCTGCGGTATGGGAGTCAAGGGAAAACAGGAACTATGGCTCCAAAAACACAGAAATTGTGTAATTCCGAACTTTATCCGCAACATTATATTCCATTTTGTGCGGTTTCCTTCCTACTGTGCTGCATGGGCTACACAGAGAAGCAGCACAGCTGGTATAATAAACCACTCTAAATTAGCAGAGGTGGGGagaaatttgttatttttatcttTATCTTCTTGGTAAATGCCTGGTTGATTTGGTAAACAGTGATGGGTAGATATGAAGGTGTGTAACGTGACGAACTATACTGCCTTATTAGAGCGCAGTAATAGGTGTATTGAAAGATGAGTAGCGTTAAAAACGACTCAGCCTTACTGATAGAACTTTCCTAAACACTCCTTTATATCCTCTCAGGATGGCAGAGCTGGTGGTGGTGCCTGATATCGCTCAGAAGATGTCCTGGGTTGAGAACTACTGGCCAGATGACTCCTTCTTCCCCAAGCCTTTTGTCCAGAAGTACTGCCTGATGGGGGTGAAGAACAGCTACACAGACTTCCACATAGACTTCGGAGGCACATCTGTGTGGTACCATGTACTCTGGGTAAGCTGGGGAATTGCTGTGCTCAGCATGTTTTATATCTTCACAGACAGCAGTGAATcccttttaaaaaatgtactaGGGTTGGGCACCAGAGTTGTTTATAATCTTCTTCAGGGCGTTTTGTGTTGGCTATGTAGTCTGACAGCCCAGCTTGAATATCCTCATGCTTCTCCTGAGGTTTGTCACCCCTCAAGTGTTTTACTGTAGCACCACTGACTACATGCTGGGTCTTGTTAATTTGCCTTCCTCTGAAAATCTCCCCCTCCAGATACACTTCTGTAAGTTGTTTTGTATTATTAATAATTCCATTGCACTGGAATAATGTTctcctgatttaaaaaaatatatatatatattttttcttctctgTCCTGAAGGGAGAGAAGATCTTCTACTTGATCAAGCCGACCCAGGCTAATCTTGCACTATATGAGGCGTGGAGTTCCTCCCCCAACCAGAGCGAGGTGTTCTTCGGCGACAAGGTGGACAAGTGCTACAAGTGTGTGGTGCCGCAGGGAACCACTGTCCTCATCCCAACAGGTTAGGAGAAGCTACGAGAAGCAGCGGTCTCCTTTTCCACCACAGGACAAAGTCCGATTTTTATCTTTTATTTTTAAAGGAACCTGTCGGAGTTCAAAGGGTTTAAGTTGCTCTACTGTTGCAACATTCCTCGTGTACAGCACTATATTTCCAAAGCTCTGCTGCAGACACAAGGGCATTCAAAAACACGAGCCGTAGAGCTGCTTTTCCACTTAGCGCTGAGCGGGGCAGCTAGCCTTTGATAGCGCCTCACAGGAAGACCTGTGTTATTTGTGTCTTCCACTGTGCGCTCTGAAGGGCCTGAGTGGACCTCCTCTGTCACTGTGCACACCAGCACCACGTGACTCCTCCCACTGCTGTTCACAGAACTTCCCTACATCATATATATGGTCCTTCGATTACATGGCAAGTCAAATAGGTGATGACACGCCCAAAATGAATTGATGCACGTCATGTAAAAGGGAATATTTAATTATTTGATCCAGTTTCTCTAGCCACAGGGTGGAGAAGCAGATTTCCAAGTTATTTATAGTGACACTTTTTTTGACTTGAGGGAAACAACACAGCTTCCCACAAGGCTGCTTTTCCCAGTTGGATTGCTGGGGATGTGAAAGCTCTCTGAACTGATGATGCTAGCAGACACAGAGCGTGAGATTCTTAGTGGCTCCCTACTGGGAGAGAGCCCTGGCCCAGTTCCATAttgggttacacacacacacacacacacacacaggccctcaGTACATAAACACATAAAACCACCATTCCCCATGGGAAAATTTCATTGTGCCAACACAAATACAACATATCTGTGTCTATCTCCTGATGTCAAAAATGAACGTTCCTTTTTTTTTTAGGTAAAGAGTATTTGATCATTTTAACTGTGGCACAATGCTCCATCAGCATGTGCCCACCTGTTTTTGGATTAATGTGCAAATTATGGTTTCATGAACTGCATTCACAGGCCCCCTGCTGTACCATAAATACCGTTTCTGAAATGGTTTATTGTGGGAAGCCAAAGGTCACATGGTTGGGCTCTTGATGGCTGGTATGTAGGAGACAGGCAGGGGATGAGAGAGGACCCCAACTGTTATCAGCCATCCATATAATCACTTTAGTGGCTCCCGTCCTCTCTCTGCTGGGGCCACAGCAGCTCTCGGTGCACCCTCCATGACCGGGCATTTATAATGTTTAGGGCCTCCCAGCCCAGCATCGTCACGCCTCTGTGGATGCTCTGCTGCAACGTGGAAGGTTTTTCAACCATTTCCTAAACACTTTGATGTGGCTGAAACACAGCTGGAAAACAAGAATCCCAAATGAAATGTTTGATTTATTGCATGTTTGTCTTCTGCCTGCTACTGGCCTTTTGCTCCACATCTGTGGGTCAGCTGTTGATGTGGTCTATCgtcctctgtgttccccaggATGGATCCATGCTGTTCTCACCTCTCAGGATTGCATGGCGTTCGGGGGGAACTTCCTCCACAATCTCAACATAGGCATGCAGCTCAGGTGAGCACCCGGAAAACCCTCTGTCCTCTGCTCATTCTGTTGCCTTTCTTTACTTTTGTAGAGCAATAACATTGAAATGAATGGCTAAATACACCGCTCTTACCTTCTGCTCTTTTTAATGGCCAGCAATGAAGTAGTGGTTTCACTGTGATGGGTCTcagcgttgtgtgtgtgtttgacctctGTTGCTACATCCTCAACTACAGGTGTTATGAGATGGAGCGGCGGTTGAAGACTCCTGACCTATTCAAATTCCCTTACTTTGAGGCCATCTGCTGGTATGTGGCAAAGAATCTACTGGAGACTCTAAAGGGTGAGAGAAATACAACTTGGAGGAAGAGTTTGTTGCTGTGTCGGTGTGTCCCCTTTTGGTAACTTTCTGCACTTTTTTTTTAACGTCTTCTCATATGATTCCTGTCTTCTCAGAGTTACGAGAGGATAACTGCCAGCCCCCAGCCTACCTGACAGAAGGAGTGAAAGCCTTGATTACTGCACTGAAGAACTGGCTGAAACGAGAGGTAAGATACTACAGGAAACCATATTGTAGACGCCAAATCAGCTTCTTTTGTGCGTGTAACATCTGACTACAGAATAGGACGTTTGGTCACATTATCTACATTCTAATGTCATCTACATTGGGCTCCTTCTATAAAGGTCAATAGTGGGCAGGTTGTATCCAATGTGGTGGTATGACTAAGACCAGGCTGGGAAACTGTAACCACCATCTGCAGACAGACGTTACAAGCCCTCATTGTCCCAacgctctctgcctctcctcaggTCACAGAGCCGGCCAGCGAGGTCCCGGACCATATCAGACCCAACCGTCTAATTAAAGAACTCACAAAGGAAATCCGCTACCTGGAGGTAAGGCCTTGTGGCGTGACGGGACTGGGAGAGAGGGCCTCAAGCTGTTACGTGACGACTTGGAGCTGGTTCTAAACAATTTGTGCTCCGAGTAAAAGGCTGTCCCTCATTCTTTTTATTTCCCTTTTTCTCTTTTCTAAGTACCAGGTTAAAGGCACTGTGTTTCTTTCAAGCTGGTTATTGCAGTGTTCTGGTTTTGTACTGACTAGTATCTCTTCTTAACCACAGGAGGAGCAGCAGAGTGGCGCTGGAGGTAGCAAGCCAATGAAATCTCAGGGAAGTGGAGCATGCCCGCTGACGCGGTCGACTCTGGACCGGGCTAGCCATCATGCTCGCAGGACTGCCAGACGGCTACggcaccaccaccatcatcaccatgcgCCCAAGACGCCCTCCAACCTGGAGATCCTGGAGCTGCACACGCGACAGGTGCTCAAGAGGCTGGAAGTGGGACCCTTTGAGGAGGTGAGGGTACTGACACACTACCATCTCCCCCATGCTGCTTTGGTCTAACCCAATGTGCAACTCCTACACTGAGGCTAGGTTAATTATGAACCTTTGTTGAAGTAAATCTCTATGCTCGTTTCGCAGGATGCCCCCTTCAGCTCCACGGTGACGGCCAAGTTCAACAAGGCATCTGTGGCATCTGCTGCAGCTGTGGAGCGGAGCCTGGACAACAACCTCCGTTTGGTGATGTGCCACGGCCGGATTATCAGGTGAGCCAGAAGAACCCCACCCCCCCACTGGCACCCTTGGCCCCCAGGCTGCCTGTGACCTTTTCAGGGAAGGAGCCAAGGATCTGGAGCCTGGGTTAATGGTTCCTCTGCCAGCCGGCATCTCTCTGCTCGCACGCTAAGTCCTCAGTCATGCATCACCTCCCAACAGGTAGAGCAGTGACTCACTCTCTACTCACCACCCAACACCTCTGGTTGGCTTTGATAATGCTCAAGTTACTGGCTGCAGTGGTTACATGTTACAACACAGAGCTGGTGTTGTACAGCCTAAACGTGTTCGGCTGGACCACCTGCACTATGCAATCTTTACATGTTTCAACTCACCACTTACATAAAACTTTAGCCTAAATAAAATTAGGTAAAATGGCTTTCAGTGCCAAATTCTGTGGTTTCAGGCTTTTTCTCCCATTCTtactagtgtgtgtatgtgtgcacagAGATGAGCGTTGTCACACCAGGGTGAAGAATAGTCCGGTGCAGGAAGGTGAGAGGAATGGTGGCCAGCAGTTGGAAGGGGTCCTGGTGAAAACAGAAATCAATGACACCATGCAGGAACAGcacagagacccagagagaggggagataccGAGCCCCCTCAGCAGTGAGTCTAACTGGTCAAGTCACCGGCTGTCAATCAACGGTTTAGGTAGGCTCATCTTTGAATGCCACAGAGAATTAAAATTAAAAGTAAAAATTCCGTTGCAGAGATATATGTAATTCATCCTTCTCTTTTTTTCCTCAGAGTTTTTCGAAAGAGTGAATTCCGATCTGAGGAAAGGAACCGCGGTGTACTCCGACATCTCAGACTCTGAGTCCGAAGAGCGTTGCTCTACACAGGTAACTAATCGCACTTCCTCCCCAAAGGGTCCTGTCTCTCCTTCACACAGAGGAATAGTTTTTAAGTTATAAAGGCTGACATCTGTGTGACCTTGTGCAGAAAAGGGACTCTGGGAAGGATTCAGGGAGCTCAGATGAGGAGGATAAGGAGCTGTGCAGGACGGAGCGAGGCACAGGCAGTGTGACGGACCTGCACCAGGCCAGCCAGGCCCTCAGCCACCACCACAAACCACTCAAAGGGTACGGGAAGCATGGATAAATGGACCAAATGGCGTTCTTGTTCTAAGTATTCTGTATATGCAATGCAATAGAAATCCAATGGGGGGACATTAGTATTACATTAGCCACAGTGGCTGAGGAGTCATGCATGAATCATTCATTATCCAGTTGAGTTAAGAGATTTAATTAAGTTAACCCTTTACTTGCTGGCCTCCGTAGAGAACATCCTACCTCGCCAACCACAGAAGAGGAGGCTGTTGAGGGCATGCTGTCCATGGCAGGGCTGCTGTACCCTCAGCGACCAGAGGAGAGTAGCACTGCCCAGGAGCCCTGGTGGTCCAGCCCAGCCCATCGCTGCCCTGACCGTGGTACCCTACAGTCCTGAAATTCTTATAAACACCAAGATCTCAATTTGACTAAGGACCTAATTCAATCCATTTCAGATTAAGTAAACTTTCCCTGTGGTTGTCCTGTAGGTGAAAGAGAGCCTGCGTCAGGGGAGgagagccaggattcagacagcAACTCCACACTGAGCCTTCAGGTAATGATAATAGCCAAGGATGAATGGGTCATGCCTGCACATGCTGATGCCGACACCTCTTAAGACTGACGTATCTATTttgagaggacatcagaatcacTCACTCTGGAATAACTAATCTTCCTCTCTAGGTAACAAGTTGGGATCTAATGTAAAGTAATAATGTCTCCCTTTCCTTTAGGATGAGCGGAGGGCCCAGCAGCATGTGCGTAAGGAGTGTCGAGCTGAACTCAGCCAGAGGATCCAGGAGAACAAGAACTTCATGGACAGTCAGAGCAGTGGGAGTAACAGCAGCGAGGCCTGGGGGGACCAGAGCCCCTCTCAGGCTGCCTCTAGCCCACTCTGCCTGGACcccagaccagggactgactatcaTTACTGTGAGACCACTCTGTCACCCCCCCTGCATCCCTCCAAGAGGTCCGCCCCAAACACCCCACCCATCAGTAATCAAGCGACTAAAGGTTTGACTCCATATTTTTATTTGACCTAGTTAATCTATAGTAGTTGAAATGAGTGTCgcgttcttcttctctctcctccttttgtTATTGATCTCTGTGCAATGTTTCTTCTTCTCAGGAAAACGTCCTAAGAAAGGTATGGCCACCACCAAGCAGAGACTGGGGAAGATTCTCAAGCTGAGCAGGAACAACCACTTTTTGCTATAGCACTCAAGACCCATATGTCTCCAGTAAAAACTTTAAGGGACAACTCGACCCCTACCCATATACTGAGGATGCGTCTCTTTCAGCTTCGACTCTCACATTCTATCAAAAATCATCGCTTGGATGGACTGCCCTGAATCACTGACTCCACATGCTAGATGACAAAGACACGAGCGAGCGCACCATTTCCCATGGTGAAGTGATGGTGCGCTGTAAAAACAACTGCTTGGATTCTCAGCAGTGACATTGGATTGTATATGTTctagtcatcaaaagagagacaCAGTAAATTTGGCTTCGTTTGAGTTGAAGCACCGCAACAACACAGAATTGTCCAAAGATGCATGGCAGTGGGAATTTAAATTACGTCTTTTGATACAACAACTTTGCATCTGAGCCACGCTTTTGTATCTGTTTTGGCTGGTGCTTTACCCAAGGCTTGCACTAGCCCTTCCAACCAACACTACTTGTTATGCCACAACAAGCAAAACATGTTGTGCTTAAGCCGAGAATGGCAAGTGAAGATGCTGCTTTCTGCTACCTGGTTTTCATCACCTCTTTGGGACATTGTCTTGTGTTAGTCTGACTGAAGAGCAAGAATGGTGCTATGGTGTTGGAACAAATTTGAAATGGTGCTATAGTGTATATTCATGCTATCCTTTTGTCTACCCTCCTGTCACGATCACACCAGTGATTGCatttgagagaggggggagatattTTGATGCAGCACTCTAGTCACCTTGCCTTATCAGCCTCCCAGTACGTAAAAAGCTATCATGAATCCTAATGCATTAAGCCATTCCAAAAATACCTCTCCTACCACATTAAGAGTACTGGTTCTGTTTACTAAAAGAGTTACGAGCCTTATTGCGCTATAGTTGATCACTCTATAGTTGATCATATCAAATGTGTTCCTTTGGTGCCATCTATTGGTCAAATTAGGGCAGGTAGCTTGAGAGTGCTGTTATTATTAAAGGTTTCTGAAATTGCAAAAAGCTTTTATATAAAGTAAAAAATGTACAGAATTTATAATAAGTTATCCATAATTTATTTCTCTTTTTGTGTTTATTGTTCTGTTTCTTTTGCTGGTATTGAATTGTGTATTGAGGGGGGGAAAGTTAATAATGGCTATATGACTATGACAATCCTGTTACGATGGATAGTGTAACGGATGTGGGATTTTCTTCCCTAAGAGGCAAAGTATACAACCTCTTACATTTGTATGGGTGGATTTCAGCAAAAATCTACAAAAGATTATACACATTTCCTATCTTCTAGTTGGGCTAAGAATGATACTTTGATTAAAAAAGATTGGTCAAGAATATTTGGCTATTTGTATGAAATTGAaagaatatttattttttaataaatgtgtCAAAGGAAAAATCCACTCAACTGTATTTTGGCTTTTTTTCTTTCATTAGTCCacttgatacagtcccaaaatgttttgcatgtcagcagtcaagttttcaagataggattttcaagaagcaaagtgtcacttgATGCGgcacatgcaaaacattttgggactgtatcaacaatgGACTCATTTTTAAAAAGAGTGGATTTTTTTCTTTAAGTGACAGAATTTTGCAATTGTATGTAATTAAGGCTACTGATCCAGTTATTGTTAAAGGGTATGCTTATTTTCCCTGTCACTATATATACCCTCATATTGGCTTGAAAGACCTCAGGTTGGATTTTGAATGGGTCTTTCTTTTTGGTGATAATGCCAAAAATGTGAGCACCATGAATGGCTTGAAAGACCTCTTACATTTGTAGTGAGAGATTCCTCAGTTTGTGTCTTTCTCAGGGACCCATGCTCTTGACTTAAGAAACTTTTGTTTTGATAAGCAACATGAAATGACCCATCATCGTGGACACATTTTCTGATCATTGATctattcactttttttttttaatgtgtaGTTGGTATTACAAGTGTTACTAAGAACCCTTTTAGTTGTACCCTTGAGTCCTTTTTTTATAGAAATGGAATTATGTAGCCTGTCTCCAACTTTCATTCCAAAATCGTGTTTTTTCATGTTAATCGTCATCACTTCAAACAGTGAATGGTGGACAAAGTTACGACTGCTCAGGGCTGTTTGATGGTGACCGTTTCTAGACTAAGAACTTCAAATATTTAGGTTGACCCAAAGGAAGCAATCTCTTTTGAATATAAAACCATTTCTTGCATTTGGCACAGAGCATGCCAACAGAGGGGACCCCAAGTAAAATTAAGCCATCACTAAATCTTCACTATTCTCATGTGCTACCTGGCAAGACATATTGCACTAACTTCCAGGTTTAAGCATGTCAAATAGCTTTAAGTGCCACCCACCCAGAACGGAGTTCCCATCTTTGACTGACTTATTCTACACCCTCATGTTAATTGTGCTGTGCTCCTGTCTAGCTATTTAGCCATTTGCGGTTGCCTATATATGCTGTAGAGATTCATTCAGAGAAACTTGACTTCTCCTACTCCCAGCCCTTGTAAACGATAATAACAAAAAGACAAAGCTTCTTAGAAGCAAAGCTCATGAGTTGCTTTCCAGTTACTCAACTGTTTCACTTTTCAGCATCCAACATGTTTGATCGTGCATGGCATTACTGGCCTGCTGGCAGGGTCCTATTATCCAGTAGGCTACTATTAATTGTACAGTATTTATTTGACTGCATTTTAGATCAGTTTTACATTTGTGTGAAGTATTGTTGGTCATGGTATGTCTTTCTATTCTGCAAATTGCTTGTTTCAACGGCTATATGTTGTGATCATTCAAAACGAAATAAGCTTAAGTCTTTTGACACTGTAACCCATTTGCAATGAATCTTTGAACGTTTATTTCTGTATCCCAATGTGGCctgtaaaataataaaatatttttaAGCAATGTTTTCATTATTTATTGTCAGTCCAACGTCAACACGTTGGAAACACGATATTTTGCATTGACAAATACCATTGACGTGATAGCTACTCTTAGATCACTTGAATTTAATGTTTAAAGTCATCCATGGCTACTGTAAAGCAGGTAaaggacacctgctcgtcgagtatctcattctaaaatcattggcattaatatggagttggtcccccccctttgctgcgataacagcctccactcttctgggaaggctttccattagatgttggaacattgctgcctgGAATTgcgtccattcagccacgagcattcgTGAGGTCCGacactgatgttggccgattaggcctggctctgtcgtcgttccaattcatcccaaaggtgttcgatggggttgaggtcagtgctctgtacaggccagtcaagttcttccacaccgatctcaacaaaccatttctgtatggacctcgctttgtgcacaggagcattgtcatgctgaaacaggaaagggccttccccaaattgttgccacaaagttggaagcgcagaatcgtctagaatgttattgtatgttgtagtgttaagatttcccttcactggaacgaagGAGACTGGACCATGgaaaaacagcaccagaccattCCTCCTGCATCAAACTGTAcacttggcactatgcattggggcaggtagcgttctcctggcatccgccaaacccagatttgtccgttagACTGCCAGATGAAGtgcgattcatcactccagaggacGCATTTCCACTGCGCCAGAGTCCAacggtggtgagctttacaccactccagccgatgtgTGGCATTGTGCAcattgatcttaggcttgtgtgcaactgctcggccatggaaacccatttcatgaagcacccAACGAACAATTCTTGTACTGAtgttacttccagaggcagtttggaactcgacaATGAGTGTTGCAAACATAGACAGATGATTTTTAGGCGCTTCAGCACTCACCGGTTCCAGTCTGTGAGCTTATGTAGACTACCACTtctcggctgagccgttgttgctcctagccatttccacttcacaataatagcacttccagttgaccggggcagctctagcagggcaaaaagttgacgaactgacttgttggaaatgtggcattctatgacggtgccatgttgaaagtcactgagctcttcagtaaggccattcaactgccaatgtttgtctatggagattgcatggctctgtgctcgattttatacacctgtctgtaatgggtgtggctgatatagccgaatccactaatttgaaggggtgtatgTATAGCGTACTGTAACTCAAACTAAGAATTTCCATTGTACATCCTATGTATTTGTTTCCATCTACAATGTGCATGCTTGGGGATCTAAAAGTGTGAGATAAAGCATGGCGGGCAGTATGCAACAAACGTAACATGTGCCTTGTGTTCGTCTGCATAGAGATCCATATTTCAGCAGTAGGGGGACACATTCAGAcactttatttgtatttatttaacttttttttaacaGGCAGTTCAAttaagaatacattcttattAACAAATGCCTGGCAAGAGGCATAAAGTCTCCTGTGGGGCAGGAGGGCGGTGATTAAAAATCActgtacagtaaagtacacagtATACTGCTAGTACTACTAGTAATACTACTGTATTACCAGTTGATTTGTTGCCACCATGCCCTGCTTTCTATCTCTTCAGTACTCACTGATCTGGAAGGACTGGAGTCTGGACAGCCTGTAAGCCAGTCCATGACCGGTGTAAGCAATATGCCTATCAGTTCtttcagaatcacctttatttgccaaatacatttgcatGTATAGGAATTTGACTCTGTGAAATGCTGCCACAATAAACAGAATATACAGacaataaacaaacatgcagACGCAATCTTTGAGAGTACAGTTAGAAATGTACTGCTGGACCAACGTGTCATAAAATAAATGCACCCCCCCACAGTCGATGCCACGCAGGGCTACGGGCCATAAAGGTTGAGGGTTTGCCAACCAACTCTCCCTGCATGTTTCATTAGGCCTACACTATGATCAGAGCCagctgcagacaatgatcagctggAGGGAAATCcgattttccacattttgatgccATATTCATAATCatataaaatatacagtatgtgacgAATTTTCCACCATCAGGTTTCTGTTGGTGGAAAATACCTAcagtctaaaatatattttggatatTAGATCGGCAGTCTCTCACCAGCATTTTGACCAGAAATTAGACTTtcctgaattggatcctttgttcgtactcACCGAGGCATTTCCACTCATCCCAGGggctgctccaagacgccgcCAATGAAGAAGAGGAATACGGAGTGTGCTTTTAGTCCGACTAAGGAGGCGTGCAAACCATCCACCCtttccaagtatattactcgctaatgttcagagACTGTAACATTTCACgaaatcatggctctctccggatatactatccccgtccatacagccagcagGGTTCTCCATACACCGCACAGACATGAAGAAAGAGCTCTCTGGGAAAAAGAAAGTcagaggtgtatgtttcatgGTTAACTACTCAAGGTGTGATTGTGGTAACAATCTTGCAATACTTCACTATTCTCTTTGGTCATCGTCACGGCCGTGTATGttccccctcaagccgacacCTCAA
This genomic stretch from Salvelinus alpinus chromosome 15, SLU_Salpinus.1, whole genome shotgun sequence harbors:
- the kdm7ab gene encoding lysine-specific demethylase 7B isoform X3, yielding MKKRNNWHRHDYTEPDDGSRPVQAGTSVFVRELQNRIFPSADEIMVQMQGHQVTQKYLEKQGFHYPITVPKLDGLGLKLPPSSFSVRDVEEYVGGDKIVDVIDVARQADSKIKLREFVKYYYKPYRPKVLNVISLEFSDTKMAELVVVPDIAQKMSWVENYWPDDSFFPKPFVQKYCLMGVKNSYTDFHIDFGGTSVWYHVLWGEKIFYLIKPTQANLALYEAWSSSPNQSEVFFGDKVDKCYKCVVPQGTTVLIPTGWIHAVLTSQDCMAFGGNFLHNLNIGMQLRCYEMERRLKTPDLFKFPYFEAICWYVAKNLLETLKELREDNCQPPAYLTEGVKALITALKNWLKREVTEPASEVPDHIRPNRLIKELTKEIRYLEEEQQSGAGGSKPMKSQGSGACPLTRSTLDRASHHARRTARRLRHHHHHHHAPKTPSNLEILELHTRQVLKRLEVGPFEEDAPFSSTVTAKFNKASVASAAAVERSLDNNLRLVMCHGRIIRDERCHTRVKNSPVQEGERNGGQQLEGVLVKTEINDTMQEQHRDPERGEIPSPLSSESNWSSHRLSINGLEFFERVNSDLRKGTAVYSDISDSESEERCSTQKRDSGKDSGSSDEEDKELCRTERGTGSVTDLHQASQALSHHHKPLKGEHPTSPTTEEEAVEGMLSMAGLLYPQRPEESSTAQEPWWSSPAHRCPDRGEREPASGEESQDSDSNSTLSLQDERRAQQHVRKECRAELSQRIQENKNFMDSQSSGSNSSEAWGDQSPSQAASSPLCLDPRPGTDYHYCETTLSPPLHPSKRSAPNTPPISNQATKGKRPKKGMATTKQRLGKILKLSRNNHFLL
- the kdm7ab gene encoding lysine-specific demethylase 7B isoform X1; translated protein: MAAAPLYCVCRQSYDVSRFMIECDICNDWFHGSCVQVEEHHAVDIDVYHCPKCDVQHGPSLMKKRNNWHRHDYTEPDDGSRPVQAGTSVFVRELQNRIFPSADEIMVQMQGHQVTQKYLEKQGFHYPITVPKLDGLGLKLPPSSFSVRDVEEYVGGDKIVDVIDVARQADSKIKLREFVKYYYKPYRPKVLNVISLEFSDTKMAELVVVPDIAQKMSWVENYWPDDSFFPKPFVQKYCLMGVKNSYTDFHIDFGGTSVWYHVLWGEKIFYLIKPTQANLALYEAWSSSPNQSEVFFGDKVDKCYKCVVPQGTTVLIPTGWIHAVLTSQDCMAFGGNFLHNLNIGMQLRCYEMERRLKTPDLFKFPYFEAICWYVAKNLLETLKELREDNCQPPAYLTEGVKALITALKNWLKREVTEPASEVPDHIRPNRLIKELTKEIRYLEEEQQSGAGGSKPMKSQGSGACPLTRSTLDRASHHARRTARRLRHHHHHHHAPKTPSNLEILELHTRQVLKRLEVGPFEEDAPFSSTVTAKFNKASVASAAAVERSLDNNLRLVMCHGRIIRDERCHTRVKNSPVQEGERNGGQQLEGVLVKTEINDTMQEQHRDPERGEIPSPLSSESNWSSHRLSINGLEFFERVNSDLRKGTAVYSDISDSESEERCSTQKRDSGKDSGSSDEEDKELCRTERGTGSVTDLHQASQALSHHHKPLKGEHPTSPTTEEEAVEGMLSMAGLLYPQRPEESSTAQEPWWSSPAHRCPDRGEREPASGEESQDSDSNSTLSLQDERRAQQHVRKECRAELSQRIQENKNFMDSQSSGSNSSEAWGDQSPSQAASSPLCLDPRPGTDYHYCETTLSPPLHPSKRSAPNTPPISNQATKGKRPKKGMATTKQRLGKILKLSRNNHFLL
- the kdm7ab gene encoding lysine-specific demethylase 7B isoform X2, translated to MAAAPLYCVCRQSYDVSRFMIECDICNDWFHGSCVQVEEHHAVDIDVYHCPKCDVQHGPSLMKKRNNWHRHDYTEPDDGSRPVQAGTSVFVRELQNRIFPSADEIMVQMQGHQVTQKYLEKQGFHYPITVPKLDGLGLKLPPSSFSVRDVEEYVGGDKIVDVIDVARQADSKIKLREFVKYYYKPYRPKVLNVISLEFSDTKMAELVVVPDIAQKMSWVENYWPDDSFFPKPFVQKYCLMGVKNSYTDFHIDFGGTSVWYHVLWGEKIFYLIKPTQANLALYEAWSSSPNQSEVFFGDKVDKCYKCVVPQGTTVLIPTGWIHAVLTSQDCMAFGGNFLHNLNIGMQLRCYEMERRLKTPDLFKFPYFEAICWYVAKNLLETLKELREDNCQPPAYLTEGVKALITALKNWLKREVTEPASEVPDHIRPNRLIKELTKEIRYLEEEQQSGAGGSKPMKSQGSGACPLTRSTLDRASHHARRTARRLRHHHHHHHAPKTPSNLEILELHTRQVLKRLEVGPFEEDAPFSSTVTAKFNKASVASAAAVERSLDNNLRLVMCHGRIIRDERCHTRVKNSPVQEGERNGGQQLEGVLVKTEINDTMQEQHRDPERGEIPSPLSKFFERVNSDLRKGTAVYSDISDSESEERCSTQKRDSGKDSGSSDEEDKELCRTERGTGSVTDLHQASQALSHHHKPLKGEHPTSPTTEEEAVEGMLSMAGLLYPQRPEESSTAQEPWWSSPAHRCPDRGEREPASGEESQDSDSNSTLSLQDERRAQQHVRKECRAELSQRIQENKNFMDSQSSGSNSSEAWGDQSPSQAASSPLCLDPRPGTDYHYCETTLSPPLHPSKRSAPNTPPISNQATKGKRPKKGMATTKQRLGKILKLSRNNHFLL